In a genomic window of Flavobacterium crassostreae:
- the hemN gene encoding oxygen-independent coproporphyrinogen III oxidase, producing MKNALIQKYNVPGPRYTSYPTVPYWNEEDFVYQNWMDTLQKTFIESNATDGISLYIHLPFCESMCTFCGCNKRITKNHDVEHPYIQAVLKEWSLYCKVLDQKPIIKEIHLGGGTPTFFSPKNLEDLIQGILSYGSKATNYEFSFEGHPNNTTQKHLQKLYDLGFRRVSFGVQDYSPKVQKAIHREQPFHNVAKVTLWAKEIGYTSIGHDIIFGLPFQNIEDVIDTIEKTKSLQPDRLAFYSYAHVPWIKGNGQRGFRDEDIPKDKEKRELYQKGKELLLKNGYHEIGMDHFALPTDSLYNAFKNGKLHRNFMGYSASKTKLMIGLGVSSISDSWYSFAQNEKNLEDYYQLLEWNKLPIYRGHLLTPEDLIIRKHILNLMCQFETSWKDIAHYFDEIPDVIAQLEEMDKDQLVLINHNTIQVTEIGKAYLRNVCMAFDLRLKRKAPDTKLFSMTI from the coding sequence ATGAAAAATGCTTTAATTCAAAAATATAATGTTCCCGGGCCTAGATATACCAGCTACCCTACTGTTCCGTATTGGAACGAAGAGGATTTTGTATACCAAAACTGGATGGATACCCTACAAAAAACCTTTATAGAAAGTAATGCCACCGACGGAATTAGTCTGTATATACACCTTCCTTTTTGCGAAAGCATGTGTACCTTTTGTGGTTGTAACAAACGCATAACCAAAAATCATGACGTTGAGCATCCTTATATTCAGGCTGTTTTAAAAGAATGGTCGCTTTATTGCAAGGTTTTAGATCAAAAACCAATTATAAAAGAAATTCATTTGGGTGGTGGTACGCCTACTTTTTTTTCGCCCAAAAATTTAGAAGATTTAATACAAGGTATTTTGAGCTATGGATCTAAGGCTACAAATTATGAGTTTAGTTTTGAGGGCCATCCTAATAATACTACTCAAAAGCATTTACAAAAATTATATGACTTAGGTTTTAGAAGAGTTAGCTTTGGAGTGCAAGATTACTCTCCTAAGGTACAAAAAGCAATACATAGAGAACAGCCCTTTCATAATGTGGCTAAGGTTACTTTGTGGGCAAAAGAAATTGGGTATACTTCTATAGGTCATGATATTATTTTTGGGTTGCCTTTTCAAAATATAGAAGACGTGATTGATACCATTGAAAAAACAAAATCCTTGCAACCAGATCGTTTGGCTTTTTATAGTTATGCACACGTGCCTTGGATTAAAGGCAATGGGCAACGTGGTTTTAGGGATGAAGATATCCCTAAAGATAAAGAGAAAAGAGAGTTGTATCAAAAAGGGAAAGAATTGCTACTCAAAAATGGCTACCACGAAATAGGAATGGATCATTTTGCTCTACCAACAGATAGCTTATATAACGCTTTTAAGAACGGAAAATTACACCGTAATTTTATGGGATATAGTGCTTCCAAAACAAAATTAATGATTGGCCTGGGGGTTTCTTCTATAAGTGATAGTTGGTACAGTTTTGCACAAAATGAAAAAAACTTAGAGGATTATTACCAGTTATTAGAGTGGAATAAATTACCTATATACAGAGGGCATTTATTAACGCCAGAGGATCTCATCATCAGAAAACATATCCTTAATCTAATGTGTCAATTTGAGACTTCTTGGAAAGATATTGCGCATTATTTTGACGAAATTCCGGATGTAATTGCCCAATTGGAAGAAATGGATAAAGACCAATTAGTACTTATTAACCACAACACGATACAGGTTACCGAAATCGGAAAGGCTTATTTGCGTAATGTATGTATGGCTTTTGATTTGCGCTTAAAGCGAAAAGCTCCAGATACTAAATTATTTTCTATGACCATTTAA